A single Myxococcus virescens DNA region contains:
- a CDS encoding imm11 family protein has protein sequence MQTEYFMLMGDSFSQSTTLEGPPLARRLPGVSWQQRPVFVSAPILLRIRPGTLPKKPFPAYEGTCEPLLSARAKFILEPLAISHLQLLPADVSFESGEVQRFWWLHVYRSIHCVDRTRTKGLFYSPREMMAIGKLVLDEQALADIPLERRLIFRLGELLDTILLHSSLVERLRSWEAEGFKFMRIDEWYHPDFIEDYRGP, from the coding sequence CATGGGCGATTCGTTCAGCCAATCGACGACACTCGAAGGGCCGCCCCTCGCCAGGCGCCTCCCTGGCGTGTCCTGGCAACAACGTCCTGTATTCGTTTCAGCCCCCATCCTGCTGCGAATCAGACCCGGCACGCTGCCGAAGAAGCCCTTCCCTGCGTATGAAGGCACCTGTGAGCCCCTGCTCTCCGCCCGGGCTAAATTCATCCTTGAGCCCCTCGCCATCAGCCACCTTCAGCTTCTCCCGGCGGACGTCTCCTTCGAGAGCGGGGAAGTCCAGAGGTTCTGGTGGCTTCATGTCTACCGCTCGATTCATTGCGTAGACAGGACGCGAACGAAGGGCCTGTTCTACTCCCCTCGAGAGATGATGGCGATTGGCAAGCTCGTGCTCGATGAGCAAGCACTCGCCGACATCCCGCTGGAGCGGCGGCTCATCTTCCGACTCGGAGAACTCCTCGACACCATTCTCCTCCACTCATCTCTCGTCGAACGACTGCGGAGCTGGGAAGCTGAGGGGTTCAAGTTCATGCGCATCGACGAGTGGTACCACCCCGACTTCATTGAGGACTACCGCGGCCCGTGA